A region from the Salidesulfovibrio onnuriiensis genome encodes:
- a CDS encoding NifB/NifX family molybdenum-iron cluster-binding protein: protein MKIAISSGGPDLNGPLDPRFGRAAGFVIFDLETGAHEFVDNTQNLTLAQGAGIQAAQNVAATGAKAVVTGHVGPKAYKALSHGGIGVFLGAGGSIQELVEAYKAGTLQEAAGPDKEGHW from the coding sequence ATGAAAATAGCCATCAGCAGCGGCGGTCCGGACCTGAACGGTCCCCTGGATCCCCGTTTCGGACGTGCGGCGGGTTTCGTCATCTTCGACCTGGAAACCGGTGCGCATGAATTTGTGGACAATACCCAGAATTTGACGCTCGCCCAGGGCGCCGGCATACAGGCCGCCCAGAACGTCGCGGCCACCGGAGCCAAGGCGGTCGTTACCGGGCACGTGGGCCCCAAGGCCTACAAGGCGCTCAGCCACGGCGGCATCGGGGTGTTTCTCGGCGCGGGCGGTTCCATCCAGGAACTGGTGGAAGCCTACAAGGCTGGAACGCTGCAGGAAGCCGCGGGTCCGGACAAGGAAGGCCACTGGTAG
- a CDS encoding hydrogenase maturation nickel metallochaperone HypA, whose amino-acid sequence MSIAQSILSILEDEMTKRDIAKLKRVVIKNGALAGVVSDALHFAWTALTPDTRFDGTILELEEIPLKVKCGECGEEFHPDDTKYMPCPKCEAMLGHEVLEGKELYIDFVEPADEEDPAE is encoded by the coding sequence ATGTCCATAGCCCAAAGCATTTTGTCCATTCTCGAGGACGAGATGACCAAGCGAGACATCGCCAAGCTCAAGCGGGTGGTCATCAAGAACGGCGCCCTGGCCGGAGTGGTTTCCGACGCCCTCCATTTCGCCTGGACCGCCCTGACTCCCGACACCCGGTTCGACGGCACCATCCTGGAGCTGGAGGAGATTCCGCTCAAGGTGAAGTGTGGTGAGTGCGGGGAGGAATTCCACCCCGACGACACCAAGTACATGCCGTGTCCCAAGTGCGAGGCCATGCTCGGTCACGAGGTCCTGGAGGGCAAAGAATTGTATATTGATTTCGTGGAACCCGCAGACGAAGAAGACCCGGCCGAATAA
- a CDS encoding sigma-54 interaction domain-containing protein: protein MSFPKELPFEDVLSSIADGLFTVDADWNITYFNEAAERITGIPAEEAMGQKCRDVFHSSLCDGSCALKECIDCGGVISGKSIFIVRPDGERVPVSISAAPLRNARGDVVGGVETFRDLTELHLMRRKVEDLYSFEDIVGRSEALGKIFRILPQVSRSEATVLLLGESGTGKELFARAVHNLSDRRDGPFVAVNCGALPDTLLESELFGYKAGAFTDAKGDKPGRFELARGGTIFLDEIGDLPAKLQVKLLRVLQEKVYEPLGGVKPQPTDVRVVAATNRDLESLVADGSFRQDLYYRLNVVTLRLPSLRERPEDIPLLTDHFIREYNALQGKCVEGISEDVMALLLRHDFPGNVRELENILEFAFILCSSGFIQLEHLPDSIRPSLGQDAGLGMVGTLEEIKCRAVMSALERNQGRKMATCRELGISKDTLRRMIQRCDELSAGE from the coding sequence ATGTCATTTCCCAAAGAGCTCCCTTTCGAAGATGTGCTGTCCTCCATCGCGGACGGTTTGTTCACGGTGGATGCGGACTGGAACATCACCTATTTCAACGAGGCCGCCGAGCGCATCACCGGCATCCCGGCCGAAGAGGCCATGGGCCAGAAATGCCGCGACGTGTTCCATTCCAGTCTCTGCGACGGGTCCTGCGCCCTGAAGGAATGCATCGACTGCGGGGGAGTGATTTCCGGCAAGTCCATCTTTATTGTCCGGCCCGACGGCGAGCGGGTGCCCGTGTCCATTTCCGCCGCGCCCCTGCGCAACGCCAGGGGCGATGTGGTGGGCGGGGTGGAGACCTTTCGCGACCTCACCGAACTGCACCTCATGCGCCGCAAGGTGGAGGACCTGTATTCCTTCGAGGACATCGTGGGCCGCAGCGAGGCGCTGGGGAAGATATTCCGCATCCTGCCGCAGGTGAGCCGCAGCGAGGCCACGGTGCTGCTGCTGGGCGAGTCCGGCACGGGCAAGGAGCTGTTCGCCCGCGCCGTGCACAATCTGAGCGACCGGCGCGACGGCCCGTTCGTGGCCGTGAACTGCGGCGCATTGCCCGACACCCTGCTGGAATCCGAGCTGTTCGGATACAAGGCGGGCGCGTTCACGGACGCCAAGGGCGACAAGCCCGGCCGCTTCGAGCTGGCCCGGGGCGGCACCATCTTCCTGGACGAGATCGGCGACCTGCCAGCCAAGCTCCAGGTCAAGCTGCTGCGCGTGCTGCAGGAAAAGGTCTACGAGCCGTTGGGAGGGGTCAAGCCCCAGCCCACGGACGTGCGCGTGGTGGCCGCCACCAACCGCGACCTGGAATCCCTGGTGGCCGACGGCAGCTTCCGCCAGGACCTCTATTACCGGCTCAACGTGGTCACCCTCCGTTTGCCGTCCCTGCGCGAGCGCCCCGAGGATATCCCGCTGCTCACGGACCATTTCATCCGCGAGTACAACGCCCTGCAGGGCAAGTGCGTGGAGGGGATCTCCGAGGACGTCATGGCCCTGCTGCTGCGCCATGATTTTCCGGGCAATGTGCGCGAGCTGGAGAACATCCTCGAATTCGCCTTCATTCTCTGTTCCTCGGGCTTCATCCAGCTGGAGCACCTGCCGGACAGTATCCGCCCCAGCCTGGGGCAGGACGCGGGCCTGGGCATGGTGGGCACCCTGGAGGAGATCAAGTGCCGCGCGGTCATGAGCGCGTTGGAGCGCAACCAGGGCCGCAAGATGGCCACCTGCCGCGAGCTGGGCATATCCAAGGACACCCTGCGCCGCATGATCCAGCGCTGCGACGAGCTCTCGGCGGGCGAATAA
- the alr gene encoding alanine racemase, whose product MIAYSKLQVRVDLEAITHNYRLLKEIGGRIIPVIKSDAYGHGLCEVARALEPEGADTCAVGYVHEGVQLRDSGYAGRIISLLGPVDAPDFAALGPRGIVPFIGHADTLGALGREVSDPVDIALKFDTGMSRLGFRPEQLPEILDFCARHPHIRPVMVASHLAVADEPQRSGLTTEQCTVFLEVVDQLRGAGYAVEASLANSAAILGHEQCLCDSQRAGIALYGANPFEGTEWRHVGEALLPAMEVSAPVLSVHALDKGQGISYGHTYVAEEDMLVAVVGVGYADCYSRGLSNRGWMNFRGHRVPVVGRVCMQMTCVDVTGLAGKGEAVRVGDVVHLLGGPAPGRILPGELAEWWETIPYEVFCLLGMNPRSY is encoded by the coding sequence ATGATTGCCTATTCCAAGTTGCAGGTGCGTGTCGATCTGGAGGCCATCACTCATAATTACCGGCTGCTGAAGGAGATCGGCGGGCGGATCATCCCGGTGATCAAGTCCGACGCCTACGGACATGGCCTGTGCGAGGTGGCCCGGGCCCTGGAACCCGAAGGGGCCGACACCTGCGCCGTGGGGTATGTGCACGAGGGCGTGCAACTCCGGGATTCGGGCTATGCGGGCCGCATCATCAGCCTGCTGGGGCCGGTGGACGCCCCGGATTTCGCGGCCCTGGGTCCCAGGGGCATCGTTCCCTTCATTGGCCATGCCGATACCCTGGGCGCCCTGGGCAGGGAAGTCTCGGACCCGGTGGACATAGCCCTCAAATTTGATACGGGTATGTCGCGGTTGGGATTCCGGCCGGAACAGCTTCCGGAAATTCTGGATTTCTGTGCGCGCCATCCGCATATCCGGCCGGTCATGGTCGCCTCCCATCTGGCCGTCGCCGACGAGCCGCAGCGCAGCGGCCTGACAACGGAGCAATGCACTGTCTTCCTGGAGGTGGTGGACCAGTTGCGCGGCGCCGGGTACGCGGTGGAGGCCAGCCTGGCCAACTCCGCAGCCATCCTGGGCCACGAACAGTGCCTGTGCGACAGCCAGCGCGCCGGGATCGCCCTGTACGGGGCCAATCCCTTTGAAGGTACGGAATGGAGGCACGTGGGCGAAGCGCTGCTTCCGGCCATGGAGGTCTCCGCCCCGGTGCTGAGCGTGCACGCCCTCGACAAAGGCCAGGGCATCAGTTACGGGCATACCTATGTGGCCGAGGAGGACATGCTTGTGGCCGTGGTCGGGGTCGGGTATGCCGACTGCTACAGCCGAGGGCTTTCCAACAGGGGCTGGATGAATTTCAGGGGGCACCGCGTGCCCGTGGTGGGCCGGGTCTGCATGCAGATGACCTGCGTGGACGTGACGGGCCTTGCCGGGAAGGGCGAGGCCGTGCGCGTGGGCGATGTCGTTCACCTGCTGGGCGGTCCCGCGCCGGGGCGCATCCTGCCGGGCGAACTGGCCGAATGGTGGGAAACCATCCCCTACGAAGTCTTTTGTCTCTTGGGAATGAACCCGAGAAGCTATTAA
- a CDS encoding NifB/NifX family molybdenum-iron cluster-binding protein, with product MSETIICLACYGDRLASVFDNADEFRFYKVDGDGIYPAGHLSLPSKDPMDRTSAIQACGVSTLICGAVCRRTQQQFINAGITVRPWVRGGVEEVLEAFRSDTLSALAMPGCRAAADSSATPGMSCCRAGRGLGRRRAGADGVLNMDNKRRRS from the coding sequence ATGAGCGAAACCATCATCTGCCTTGCCTGTTACGGCGACCGGCTCGCATCCGTTTTCGACAATGCGGACGAGTTCCGTTTCTACAAGGTGGATGGCGACGGAATTTACCCCGCAGGCCACCTATCCCTTCCCTCAAAGGACCCAATGGACAGGACATCCGCCATACAGGCCTGCGGGGTAAGTACGCTCATCTGTGGTGCTGTATGCAGGCGGACGCAACAGCAGTTCATCAACGCAGGCATCACCGTCCGTCCCTGGGTCAGGGGCGGCGTCGAGGAAGTACTCGAAGCGTTCCGCAGCGACACCTTGAGTGCGCTGGCCATGCCCGGCTGCCGTGCCGCGGCCGACAGCAGCGCCACGCCGGGAATGAGCTGCTGCCGGGCCGGCAGAGGTTTGGGACGGCGACGGGCCGGGGCGGACGGTGTCCTGAATATGGATAACAAACGGAGGCGGTCATGA
- a CDS encoding HAMP domain-containing sensor histidine kinase: protein MRLRSFQMRLLVWGWAMLLLALAVAFFYSSTLVGSELVRETERKSRQQLDTVKWLLRGHASFADEQALDSWAKTLASKLGSRITYIVNGRVVADSEVPYDRVSAMEDHGKRPEVLAAVADGVGMHLRYSTTLEKDMIYVACAMDAFAGLPSGVLRLAVPFSQVQDRLNSLRINFLWLFLGILAAAAGLSAYLSHNMGRSIRAFSEVARQIGEGDYSMRLRSFPGGEFQPLASSVNAMARKIEKHIQTIEDQKGRLRAMFEGMDEGVMALDHEGRVMSYNAAMDEMISMPGTAVGRTPIEVTRRYEIQNLVDRLLSEDIDFVKTEIELMDGRIVDVSGLPYNDHHGARKLILVFHDITVIKRAEKGLRDFVANASHQLRTPLTSIKGYSETLLDNPPKDFEGARSFLEIIVKNADHMNKVISSMLALAKSEQMGKALKIVPVSGREVLHRALDDLTLLAGERNIRFELALPEKAELEVMGEPDGLLHVFHNLMQNAVKYSPEGGVITVSAEVGDGSVSFCVEDQGPGISKEHSLKVFERFFRVDENTIDGHGSAGLGLAICRRIVKNFGGEIWHDGYGEDTRGARFCFRLKAPRAS, encoded by the coding sequence ATGAGATTGCGTTCCTTTCAGATGCGGCTGCTTGTGTGGGGCTGGGCCATGCTGCTTCTCGCCCTTGCGGTGGCCTTTTTCTATTCCTCCACCCTGGTGGGCTCCGAACTGGTCCGGGAGACCGAGCGGAAGTCCCGGCAACAGCTCGACACGGTCAAGTGGCTGCTGCGGGGGCATGCGTCCTTTGCCGACGAACAGGCCCTGGATTCCTGGGCAAAGACCCTTGCCTCCAAGCTGGGCAGCCGTATCACCTATATCGTCAACGGCCGCGTGGTGGCCGACTCCGAAGTGCCCTACGACAGGGTGTCCGCCATGGAGGACCACGGCAAGCGGCCCGAGGTGCTCGCCGCGGTGGCCGACGGCGTGGGCATGCACCTGCGCTACAGCACCACCCTGGAAAAGGACATGATCTATGTGGCCTGCGCCATGGACGCCTTTGCCGGTCTTCCTTCCGGTGTGCTGCGCCTGGCGGTTCCCTTTTCCCAGGTGCAGGACCGCCTCAACAGCCTGCGCATCAATTTCCTGTGGCTTTTTCTGGGCATCCTGGCCGCAGCGGCCGGGCTCTCCGCCTATCTTTCCCATAACATGGGTCGTTCCATCCGCGCCTTTTCCGAGGTGGCTCGCCAGATAGGCGAGGGCGACTATTCCATGCGCCTGCGCTCGTTTCCGGGGGGCGAGTTCCAGCCCCTGGCCTCCTCGGTCAACGCCATGGCCCGGAAGATCGAGAAGCACATCCAGACCATCGAGGACCAGAAGGGACGTCTTCGGGCCATGTTCGAAGGCATGGACGAGGGGGTCATGGCCCTGGACCACGAAGGCCGGGTCATGTCCTACAACGCGGCCATGGATGAGATGATTTCCATGCCCGGCACGGCCGTGGGCCGCACGCCCATCGAGGTCACCCGCCGCTACGAGATCCAGAATCTCGTGGACAGGCTCCTTTCCGAGGACATCGATTTCGTCAAGACCGAGATAGAGCTCATGGACGGGCGCATCGTGGACGTTTCCGGCCTGCCCTACAACGACCATCACGGCGCGCGGAAGCTCATCCTCGTCTTCCACGACATCACCGTGATCAAGCGGGCGGAAAAGGGGCTGCGCGACTTCGTGGCCAACGCCTCCCACCAGCTTCGCACCCCCCTGACCAGCATCAAGGGGTACTCCGAAACCCTGCTTGACAATCCTCCGAAAGACTTCGAAGGTGCACGCAGCTTTCTTGAGATCATCGTCAAGAATGCCGACCATATGAACAAGGTCATCTCCAGCATGCTGGCTCTGGCGAAATCCGAGCAGATGGGAAAAGCCTTGAAAATTGTTCCCGTGTCCGGCAGGGAAGTCCTGCATCGGGCACTTGATGACCTGACCCTCCTGGCCGGGGAGCGCAACATTCGCTTTGAGCTGGCGCTCCCGGAGAAAGCCGAACTGGAGGTCATGGGCGAACCGGACGGACTGCTGCACGTGTTTCACAACCTGATGCAGAATGCCGTCAAGTACAGCCCCGAGGGCGGGGTCATCACCGTTTCCGCCGAGGTGGGGGACGGCTCCGTATCCTTCTGTGTGGAGGACCAGGGGCCGGGTATCTCCAAGGAGCACAGTCTCAAGGTGTTCGAGCGGTTCTTCCGCGTGGACGAGAATACCATCGACGGCCATGGCAGCGCAGGGCTGGGCCTTGCCATCTGCCGGCGCATCGTCAAGAACTTCGGCGGCGAAATCTGGCATGACGGCTATGGTGAGGATACACGGGGCGCGCGGTTCTGTTTCCGCCTGAAAGCGCCCAGGGCGTCCTGA
- a CDS encoding DUF47 domain-containing protein, translated as MYLKIPFFGLIAKRPPMEGLIEHYDKIAECIATIDESLECYVSGGVCREFEELAKTIDTIENHADKIKRNIRNHLPRGLFMAVDKGMFLNYTKFQDNILDAAQDALHWLGMRPVPVPPAFQKDLINLLDSVRHATELLGPALKNTIALVHGESLDRQGTKESYRKVRHEREVIRKAAYRLQSKIYNSDIDFKDIYQLTHFIDCLSQMGHNCENCVDTLRNMIAR; from the coding sequence ATGTACTTGAAGATTCCCTTTTTCGGCCTCATTGCCAAGCGTCCCCCCATGGAAGGGCTCATCGAGCACTACGACAAGATCGCCGAGTGCATCGCCACCATCGACGAGTCCCTGGAGTGCTATGTTTCCGGCGGCGTCTGTCGTGAATTCGAGGAGTTGGCAAAGACCATCGACACCATCGAGAACCATGCCGACAAGATCAAGCGCAACATCCGCAACCATTTGCCGCGCGGCCTGTTCATGGCCGTGGACAAGGGCATGTTCCTGAACTACACCAAGTTCCAGGACAACATCCTGGATGCGGCCCAGGACGCCCTGCACTGGCTGGGCATGCGCCCGGTTCCGGTGCCGCCCGCGTTCCAGAAGGATCTCATCAACCTGCTGGACAGCGTGCGCCACGCCACCGAACTGCTTGGCCCGGCCCTCAAGAACACCATCGCCCTGGTGCACGGCGAATCCCTGGACCGCCAGGGCACCAAGGAGAGCTACCGCAAGGTGCGCCATGAGCGCGAGGTGATCCGCAAGGCCGCCTACAGGCTGCAGAGCAAGATCTACAATTCGGATATCGACTTCAAGGATATTTACCAGCTGACCCATTTCATCGATTGCCTCAGCCAGATGGGACACAACTGCGAGAACTGCGTTGATACGTTGCGCAACATGATCGCCCGCTAG
- a CDS encoding inorganic phosphate transporter yields MDLYDLFFYMSLFAGFMMAFNLGANDVANSMASAVGAKAITVRQAVLIAGVLNFAGAVFLGSHVTATVSKGIIDPSRIDATVMMIGMFSALLAAGVWVLIATLTSLPVSSTHSIVGAITGFGISAGGMDVVNWLKMGGIVMSWVISPFFAAIIGFVVFSHIRRFILYKKHFIEQARRWAPFWVAVTAILISLSFLYKTPIGKSLALPWPVSIGIAVALSAVVFLLARMWVNRIVVNVEEGAEGVEMVFRKMQVGTSCYVALSQGANDVANAIGPVAAIYLIAKEHQLLAKAEVPLVMLVLGGLGIAVGIAVLGHKVMATVGQKLTTLTNTRGFAVDFGAASTVLVASNLGLPVSTTHAAVGAVVGVGIARGFGAVDFRVLGKIVFYWVLTVPIAAFTSILIFELLKWMCL; encoded by the coding sequence ATGGATTTATACGATCTGTTCTTTTACATGTCCCTGTTTGCGGGCTTCATGATGGCGTTCAACCTGGGCGCCAACGATGTCGCCAACTCCATGGCCTCGGCCGTGGGGGCAAAGGCCATTACCGTCCGGCAGGCGGTCCTCATCGCCGGGGTCCTCAACTTTGCCGGCGCAGTGTTTCTGGGCTCCCACGTCACGGCCACCGTGAGCAAGGGGATCATCGACCCGAGCCGCATCGACGCCACGGTCATGATGATCGGCATGTTCTCGGCGCTCCTGGCCGCCGGGGTCTGGGTGCTCATCGCCACCCTGACGTCGCTGCCGGTTTCCTCCACCCACTCCATCGTGGGGGCCATCACCGGCTTCGGCATCTCCGCCGGGGGCATGGACGTGGTCAATTGGCTCAAGATGGGCGGCATTGTCATGTCCTGGGTCATCTCCCCGTTTTTTGCAGCCATCATCGGTTTCGTGGTTTTCAGCCATATCCGGCGCTTCATTCTCTACAAGAAGCACTTCATCGAGCAGGCCCGGCGCTGGGCGCCGTTCTGGGTGGCCGTCACCGCCATCCTGATTTCCCTGTCCTTCCTGTACAAGACTCCCATAGGCAAAAGCCTCGCACTGCCCTGGCCGGTCTCCATCGGCATTGCCGTGGCCCTGTCCGCAGTCGTGTTCCTGCTGGCGCGCATGTGGGTCAACCGCATCGTGGTGAACGTGGAAGAGGGCGCCGAGGGCGTGGAAATGGTCTTCCGCAAGATGCAGGTGGGCACCTCCTGTTACGTGGCCCTTTCCCAGGGCGCCAACGACGTGGCCAACGCCATCGGACCGGTGGCCGCCATCTATCTCATTGCCAAGGAACACCAGCTCCTGGCCAAGGCCGAAGTGCCCCTGGTCATGCTCGTGCTGGGCGGCCTGGGCATTGCCGTGGGTATCGCGGTGCTGGGCCACAAGGTCATGGCCACCGTGGGCCAGAAACTCACCACCCTGACCAATACCCGCGGTTTCGCCGTGGACTTTGGTGCGGCAAGCACCGTGCTGGTGGCCTCCAACCTGGGGCTGCCCGTTTCCACCACCCATGCGGCCGTGGGGGCCGTGGTGGGCGTTGGCATTGCGCGCGGCTTCGGGGCCGTGGATTTCCGGGTGCTGGGCAAGATCGTTTTCTACTGGGTGCTTACGGTTCCCATTGCGGCCTTCACCAGTATTCTGATATTCGAGTTATTGAAGTGGATGTGCCTTTAA
- the mutL gene encoding DNA mismatch repair endonuclease MutL, with the protein MSERKRIQPLPPSLRNQIAAGEVVERPASVVKELVENSLDAGATRVDVTLEQGGRSLMVVQDNGWGIDQEELGLAVTRHATSKISELADLTSIASFGFRGEALPSIASVSHFRMTSRAQGAASAWFIEVRSGEVEAEGPAALAAGTRVEVRGLFSNVPARLKFLKTESTENKRCQDSLMRISLAHPQAGFSLSVNGRQSFRLPADQTLEARMAEFWPPAVCQGLRSFDAERDGYRVHGLAGSPNTAQGRGDRMLLFVNGRPVADKVMLQAVRQAYKGMLLSREYPQVVLFLELPPSEVDVNVHPAKMEVRFMDESAVFATVRRGIMQALASTEATFVPEAPSVPVRPGEPLREYGVRPDSPEPSKRSHVPAGEPKFASYREYRSVTSSPRPEPVATSVGLPIAPPVYEDISDGFEPQAPSARMEGPRPMELAGTDITYLGQFADTYLILKQGGQLVLLDQHAAHERVLLEAMKRERTSGNSQPLAIPLEIPLHPSEADQLQELWDGLRSMGFLLEMAGRERVLVKGVPPTLEAGQAREYLADALVSRAKGLEDLWIMLSCKSAIKAGQSLAHDEVMALLEAWLATPDREFCPHGRPVTIRWGASELEKLFKRK; encoded by the coding sequence ATGTCCGAAAGAAAGAGAATACAGCCGCTGCCGCCGAGCCTGCGGAACCAGATCGCCGCGGGCGAGGTGGTGGAACGCCCGGCCAGCGTTGTCAAGGAACTGGTGGAAAACAGCCTGGACGCGGGAGCCACCCGGGTGGACGTGACCCTGGAGCAGGGCGGGCGTTCGCTCATGGTGGTGCAGGACAACGGCTGGGGCATCGACCAGGAGGAACTCGGCCTGGCCGTGACCCGGCACGCCACCAGCAAGATCAGCGAACTGGCCGACCTGACGTCCATCGCCTCCTTTGGTTTTCGCGGCGAGGCCCTGCCCAGCATTGCCTCGGTTTCGCATTTTAGGATGACCTCCCGGGCGCAGGGCGCGGCCAGCGCCTGGTTCATCGAGGTCCGCTCGGGCGAGGTGGAGGCCGAGGGGCCGGCAGCCCTGGCCGCGGGCACGCGCGTGGAAGTGCGCGGGCTTTTTTCCAATGTCCCGGCCCGTCTCAAATTTCTCAAGACCGAAAGCACCGAGAACAAGCGCTGCCAGGACAGCCTCATGCGCATCAGCCTGGCGCACCCCCAGGCCGGTTTTTCCCTTTCCGTCAACGGCCGCCAGTCTTTCCGGCTTCCCGCGGACCAGACCCTGGAGGCGCGCATGGCCGAGTTCTGGCCGCCCGCCGTCTGCCAGGGTCTGCGTTCCTTCGATGCCGAGCGCGACGGCTACCGCGTGCACGGGCTGGCCGGTTCTCCCAATACGGCCCAGGGGCGCGGCGACCGCATGCTCCTGTTCGTCAACGGCAGGCCCGTGGCCGACAAGGTCATGCTCCAGGCCGTGCGCCAGGCCTACAAGGGCATGTTGCTTTCCCGCGAATATCCCCAGGTCGTGCTTTTCCTGGAGCTGCCGCCCTCCGAGGTGGACGTGAACGTGCATCCGGCCAAGATGGAGGTCCGTTTCATGGACGAGAGCGCCGTGTTCGCCACGGTGCGCCGGGGCATCATGCAGGCCCTGGCCTCGACCGAAGCCACCTTCGTTCCCGAGGCGCCAAGCGTGCCGGTGCGTCCGGGCGAGCCCCTGCGCGAGTATGGAGTGCGGCCGGACTCCCCGGAGCCCTCCAAACGGTCGCATGTTCCGGCCGGGGAACCCAAGTTTGCCTCGTACCGGGAGTACCGGTCCGTGACGTCCTCGCCGAGACCCGAGCCGGTGGCCACATCCGTGGGCCTGCCCATTGCGCCTCCGGTGTATGAGGACATTTCCGACGGTTTCGAACCGCAGGCACCCTCGGCAAGGATGGAGGGCCCCCGGCCCATGGAGCTGGCGGGCACGGACATTACCTACCTGGGGCAGTTCGCGGACACCTATCTCATTCTCAAGCAGGGCGGGCAGCTGGTGCTGCTGGACCAGCACGCGGCCCACGAGCGGGTGCTGCTGGAGGCCATGAAGCGCGAGCGCACTTCCGGCAATTCCCAGCCCCTGGCCATTCCCCTGGAAATTCCTCTGCACCCCAGCGAGGCCGATCAGCTCCAGGAGCTGTGGGACGGTCTGCGTTCCATGGGCTTTCTGCTGGAGATGGCCGGACGCGAGCGGGTGCTGGTCAAGGGCGTGCCCCCGACCCTGGAGGCGGGCCAGGCCCGGGAATACCTTGCGGACGCCCTGGTTTCCAGGGCAAAGGGTCTGGAGGACCTGTGGATCATGCTCTCCTGCAAGTCGGCCATCAAGGCCGGGCAGTCTCTGGCCCACGACGAGGTCATGGCCCTGCTCGAGGCCTGGCTGGCAACGCCGGACCGGGAGTTCTGCCCCCATGGCAGACCCGTGACCATCCGCTGGGGGGCTTCGGAGCTGGAAAAACTTTTCAAGCGCAAATAG
- the hypB gene encoding hydrogenase nickel incorporation protein HypB, whose product MSMEVPIVRNVLEANDRIAQDLKKIFREKGILCLNLMSSPGAGKTSLLERTLTDLKDEFKMAVVEGDLQTDNDARRVAATGAQAVQVNTEGGCHLDSGMVLDAMKSMNLDGIDILFVENVGNLVCPAEFDVGEDYKVTLLSVTEGDDKPEKYPLMFHISAVMLLNKVDLLPYVDFSLDVAANHAKRLNKDIEVMPISCRNGDGLETWYKWLREKRAEKKA is encoded by the coding sequence ATGAGCATGGAAGTCCCCATTGTCAGAAACGTTCTGGAAGCCAACGACAGGATCGCCCAAGACCTGAAGAAGATTTTTCGCGAAAAGGGCATCCTGTGCCTGAACCTCATGAGTTCGCCGGGCGCTGGCAAGACCAGCCTGCTGGAGCGTACGCTTACGGACCTCAAGGACGAGTTCAAGATGGCCGTGGTGGAAGGCGATCTTCAGACCGACAATGACGCGCGCCGCGTGGCCGCCACCGGCGCACAGGCCGTGCAGGTGAACACCGAGGGCGGCTGCCACCTGGATTCCGGCATGGTGCTGGATGCCATGAAGTCCATGAACCTGGACGGTATCGACATCCTGTTCGTGGAAAACGTGGGCAACCTGGTCTGCCCGGCCGAGTTCGATGTGGGCGAAGACTACAAGGTCACGCTCCTGTCCGTCACCGAGGGCGACGACAAGCCCGAGAAATATCCCCTCATGTTCCACATTTCGGCCGTCATGCTGCTGAACAAGGTGGACCTGCTGCCCTATGTGGACTTCAGCCTGGACGTTGCGGCCAACCACGCCAAGCGCCTGAACAAGGACATCGAAGTAATGCCCATTTCCTGCCGCAACGGCGACGGGCTGGAAACGTGGTACAAATGGCTGAGAGAGAAGAGGGCTGAAAAGAAAGCCTAA